A region from the Janthinobacterium agaricidamnosum genome encodes:
- a CDS encoding cytochrome-c peroxidase, translating to MRRTLSPFVFIASLAFSGTLHAASKEPIQPITAAKVANPAMVELGKKLFFDPRLSRSGFISCNSCHNLSMGGTDNIKTSIGHNWQRGPINSPTVLNSSMNVAQFWDGRAKDLQEQAGGPIANPGEMAFTHELAIDVLASIPAYRAEFRQVFGQDKLTIEQVTRAIAAFEEVLVTPGSRFDQWLMGKKSALTKDELAGYQLFKSSGCIACHNGPAVGGNTFQKMGVVEPYKTAMTAQGRSAVTGKDADRFNFKVPTLRNVELTYPYFHDGEAATLTQAVDVMGRLQLGRTFAPDENAQLVAFLKTLTGKQPHLVLPILPPSSDTTPRPVPFD from the coding sequence ATGCGCCGTACCCTCTCCCCCTTTGTCTTCATCGCCAGCCTCGCTTTCAGCGGCACGCTGCACGCCGCCAGCAAGGAGCCGATCCAGCCCATCACGGCCGCCAAGGTGGCCAATCCGGCCATGGTCGAACTGGGCAAGAAACTGTTTTTCGATCCGCGGCTGTCGCGTTCCGGATTTATTTCCTGTAATAGCTGCCATAACCTGAGCATGGGCGGCACGGATAACATCAAGACGTCGATCGGCCACAACTGGCAGCGCGGACCCATCAACTCACCGACGGTACTCAATTCCAGCATGAACGTGGCGCAATTCTGGGATGGCCGCGCCAAGGATTTGCAGGAGCAGGCGGGCGGCCCCATCGCCAATCCGGGCGAGATGGCTTTTACGCACGAGCTGGCCATCGACGTGCTGGCCTCGATTCCCGCCTACCGCGCGGAATTCCGGCAAGTATTTGGCCAGGATAAATTGACCATCGAGCAAGTCACGCGTGCCATCGCCGCCTTCGAGGAAGTGCTGGTGACGCCCGGTTCGCGCTTCGACCAATGGCTGATGGGCAAGAAAAGCGCGCTGACGAAAGACGAGCTGGCCGGCTACCAGCTGTTCAAATCCAGCGGCTGCATCGCCTGCCATAACGGCCCCGCCGTCGGCGGCAATACTTTCCAGAAGATGGGTGTGGTGGAACCGTACAAGACGGCGATGACGGCGCAAGGGCGCTCGGCCGTGACGGGCAAGGATGCCGACCGCTTCAACTTCAAGGTGCCGACCCTGCGCAACGTGGAATTGACGTATCCCTACTTCCACGATGGCGAAGCGGCCACCCTGACGCAGGCCGTCGATGTGATGGGCCGTTTACAGCTGGGCCGCACGTTTGCGCCCGATGAAAACGCGCAACTCGTCGCTTTCCTGAAAACACTCACGGGCAAGCAGCCGCACCTCGTGCTGCCGATCCTGCCGCCATCGAGCGACACGACGCCGCGGCCGGTGCCGTTTGACTGA
- a CDS encoding acyl-CoA dehydrogenase: protein MLTLILMVALLGLVVLFAPGPVRRALITPHLLALFKRILPTMSDTERDALEAGTTWWDAELFSGKPDWTKLLGYGRATLSAKERHFLDHDVERLCELVDDWETQQAQDLPPQAWAYMKSQGFLGMIIPKQYGGKQFSAYMHSQVVMKLSSRCSALAVTVMVPNSLGPAELLLHYGTEEQKNHYLPRLAAGTEIPCFALTSPYAGSDAAAIPDLGVVCMGMHEGRPTLGFRLTWNKRYITLAPVATLLGLAFQTSDPDHLLSDNDTPGITCALIPASHDGVVIGRRHHPLNAAFQNGPTSGNDVFIPIDWVIGGQAQVGKGWRMLMECLAAGRAISLPSSSVGMGKMAVRGTGAYAAVRRQFNMPIGKFEGVQEALARMGANLYLMDAARTLAAHAVDLGEKPAVISAIVKYHVTERGRALVNDGMDILGGKGICVGPNNFLASAYQQIPIAITVEGANILTRSLIIFGQGAIRAHPYVLREMAAVNESDGRKALRDFDAAFFGHVGFVLGNVARGLWYGLGGARLAAVPDAGAPALAPYYRALTRLSTAFAVMTDMSMFVLGGELKRRERLSARLGDVLAQLYLASSVLKRYEDDGRPEADLPYVHWSLQDALVKAQQGLTGVLDNFPARVLAVLLRTLLFPFGLPHRPPSDELGSEVALALQTPGADRERLLADGHVASEGNDPVACAERALALLPEVLHIEKRLKDTPEGAALRHLPQSLSAMQPWLAAAKATGNVNCQEHNSLLEYARLVDGLIQVDDFAPAAAHETPDAYPRDDAGVVEANDKPSTSGTSAAYTTITDNQTAPGQYALTPK from the coding sequence ATGCTGACGCTCATACTGATGGTGGCCCTGCTGGGCCTGGTTGTACTGTTCGCGCCCGGCCCCGTGCGCCGCGCACTGATTACCCCGCACCTGCTGGCCCTGTTCAAACGCATCCTGCCGACGATGTCCGACACGGAACGCGACGCGCTCGAAGCGGGCACCACGTGGTGGGATGCCGAGCTGTTTTCCGGCAAGCCCGACTGGACAAAATTGCTGGGCTATGGCCGCGCCACGCTCAGCGCCAAAGAGCGCCATTTTCTTGACCATGACGTCGAGCGCTTGTGCGAACTGGTCGACGACTGGGAAACCCAACAGGCGCAGGATTTGCCACCGCAAGCCTGGGCCTACATGAAAAGCCAGGGTTTCCTCGGCATGATCATTCCCAAGCAATACGGCGGCAAACAGTTCTCCGCCTACATGCATTCGCAGGTGGTGATGAAACTGTCGAGCCGCTGCTCGGCGCTGGCCGTGACCGTGATGGTGCCCAATTCGCTGGGACCGGCCGAGTTGTTGTTGCACTACGGCACCGAGGAACAGAAAAACCATTACTTGCCGCGATTGGCTGCCGGCACTGAGATCCCGTGTTTCGCGCTGACCAGCCCGTATGCGGGCTCCGACGCGGCCGCCATCCCCGACCTGGGCGTCGTGTGCATGGGCATGCATGAAGGTCGCCCCACCCTGGGTTTCCGCCTCACGTGGAACAAGCGCTACATCACCCTGGCGCCCGTGGCGACCTTGCTGGGGCTGGCTTTCCAGACCAGCGATCCCGACCACTTGCTCTCCGACAACGATACGCCCGGCATCACCTGCGCCCTGATCCCCGCCAGCCACGACGGCGTGGTGATCGGCCGCCGCCACCATCCGCTCAATGCCGCCTTCCAGAACGGCCCCACCTCCGGCAACGATGTCTTTATCCCTATCGACTGGGTCATCGGCGGCCAGGCGCAAGTGGGGAAAGGATGGCGCATGCTGATGGAATGCCTGGCGGCGGGACGCGCCATCTCGCTGCCCTCGTCCAGCGTGGGCATGGGCAAGATGGCCGTGCGCGGCACCGGTGCGTATGCGGCCGTGCGGCGCCAGTTCAACATGCCCATCGGCAAGTTCGAAGGGGTGCAGGAAGCGCTGGCCCGCATGGGCGCCAACCTGTACCTGATGGATGCGGCCCGCACTCTGGCCGCGCACGCCGTCGACCTGGGCGAGAAGCCGGCCGTCATTTCCGCCATCGTCAAATACCATGTGACGGAACGGGGCCGCGCGCTCGTCAACGACGGCATGGACATTCTCGGCGGCAAGGGCATCTGCGTGGGTCCGAACAATTTCCTCGCCAGCGCCTACCAGCAAATCCCCATCGCGATCACCGTCGAAGGGGCCAACATCCTCACGCGCAGCCTGATCATCTTCGGCCAGGGCGCCATCCGCGCGCATCCGTATGTACTGAGGGAAATGGCCGCCGTCAACGAAAGCGACGGCCGCAAGGCCTTGCGCGATTTCGACGCGGCCTTCTTCGGCCATGTGGGCTTTGTGCTGGGCAACGTGGCCAGGGGCTTGTGGTACGGACTGGGCGGCGCGCGCCTGGCGGCCGTGCCCGACGCCGGCGCCCCGGCACTGGCGCCCTACTACCGCGCCCTGACGCGGCTGTCGACGGCGTTTGCCGTCATGACGGATATGTCGATGTTCGTGCTTGGTGGCGAACTCAAGCGCCGCGAGCGGCTGTCCGCCAGATTGGGCGACGTGCTGGCGCAACTGTACCTGGCTTCTTCAGTGCTGAAGCGCTACGAGGACGATGGCCGGCCCGAGGCCGACCTGCCCTACGTGCACTGGTCGCTGCAGGATGCGCTGGTCAAGGCGCAGCAGGGCTTGACGGGCGTGCTCGACAATTTCCCCGCGCGCGTGCTGGCCGTGCTGCTGCGCACCTTGCTGTTCCCGTTCGGCCTGCCCCACCGCCCGCCGTCCGACGAGCTGGGCAGCGAAGTGGCGCTGGCCCTGCAAACACCGGGCGCGGACCGCGAACGCCTGCTGGCCGACGGCCATGTCGCCAGCGAGGGCAACGATCCCGTCGCCTGCGCCGAGCGGGCGCTGGCCCTGCTGCCCGAGGTTTTGCACATCGAAAAACGCCTGAAGGACACGCCCGAAGGCGCGGCCCTGCGGCACCTGCCGCAAAGCCTGTCCGCCATGCAGCCGTGGCTGGCAGCGGCCAAGGCCACAGGCAACGTCAATTGCCAGGAGCACAATAGCTTGCTGGAATATGCACGCCTGGTCGATGGTTTGATCCAGGTCGACGATTTTGCGCCCGCCGCAGCGCACGAAACGCCGGACGCCTATCCCCGCGATGACGCCGGCGTGGTCGAGGCCAACGACAAGCCCAGCACGAGCGGCACCAGTGCCGCATACACGACGATCACCGACAACCAGACGGCGCCGGGCCAGTACGCCCTGACGCCAAAATAA
- a CDS encoding PKD domain-containing protein has protein sequence MKILATVLSSCMLVACGGGGGSSPVPVTPTSLTVNGTAATGKAIAGATITAKCQTGTGNATTLADGSYSLAVAGGNLPCLLQITDPADGSKLHTLVLGNGSAATANITPLTEMLTARVLGSEPTVFFAAFDATIANNKVTPTAVKAAQADVGTVLNGVVDTSPLVDFLATPLKAATQGNPAGGDAQDRLLDALRVKINAARLTQVVTALAKITNTDAIKQIIADIAAVPPVAQAGPLQSVVTGTVVTLDGSASSADAGRTLSYAWTLQSRPAGSTASLSSPTSVRPTFTADVAGTYVASVIVNDGKVSSNAAAVSITASVANAAPVANAGYAQNVLSGSVVELDGSASSDANGDVLTFAWELTTKPANSKASLFSASSAKSTFTADTTGLYVAKLIVNDGKASSADATVTVTASAVDNSGPNVSAITVTPAIIDVSQTSQQVTATVSVTDATGVNLNALPAPHWYNVADIGGTRINSQWKLASGDAKHATFSSTVTIPAGAKAGEWLVGSLAFRDVLDYTSTNGGYSQGFTVQSNELSDTSGPTVSAITVNPTTVDVSQTSQLVTTTVTVTDATGINLNALPNPYWYNSADIGGTRIDSKWVLASGDAKHATFSSTVTIPAGAKAGSWTVGWTAFRDTLGYTSTNGGYSQGFTVQSNGLSDTSGPAVSAITVTPAIVDVSQTSQLVTTTVTVTDATGINLNALPNPYWYNSADIGGTRIDSKWVLASGDAKHATFSSTVTIPAGAKAGQWVVGWTAFRDTLGYTSTNGGYDKSFTVK, from the coding sequence ATGAAGATACTGGCAACTGTACTTAGTTCGTGCATGCTCGTTGCATGCGGTGGCGGTGGTGGCTCGTCACCTGTTCCTGTCACCCCAACAAGTCTAACAGTCAACGGCACTGCCGCAACGGGGAAGGCCATTGCTGGCGCCACTATTACTGCCAAATGCCAGACAGGCACCGGCAACGCCACGACGCTGGCTGACGGCAGCTACAGCCTTGCCGTAGCCGGCGGCAACCTACCGTGCCTGCTCCAGATCACCGATCCGGCGGATGGCTCAAAATTACACACGCTCGTGCTGGGAAACGGCAGCGCCGCCACTGCCAACATAACGCCACTAACCGAAATGCTGACGGCGCGGGTACTGGGGAGCGAACCGACGGTCTTCTTTGCCGCGTTTGACGCCACGATTGCCAACAACAAGGTCACTCCCACTGCAGTGAAGGCAGCGCAGGCTGATGTGGGGACGGTACTCAACGGTGTCGTCGACACGAGCCCCCTCGTTGATTTCCTTGCCACGCCATTGAAAGCCGCGACACAGGGCAACCCGGCCGGCGGCGATGCGCAGGACAGGCTTCTGGATGCGCTCAGAGTAAAAATCAACGCCGCCCGGCTCACCCAGGTCGTCACCGCGCTGGCCAAGATCACCAATACAGACGCCATCAAGCAAATCATCGCCGATATTGCTGCCGTCCCCCCTGTCGCCCAGGCGGGACCGCTACAAAGCGTGGTGACGGGGACTGTCGTCACGCTCGATGGCAGCGCCAGTTCGGCCGATGCCGGCCGTACGCTCAGCTATGCATGGACCCTGCAATCCAGACCGGCAGGCAGTACGGCAAGCTTGTCGTCGCCGACCTCCGTCAGACCCACTTTTACGGCGGATGTGGCCGGCACCTATGTTGCCAGCGTCATCGTCAACGACGGCAAGGTCAGCAGCAACGCGGCAGCGGTCAGTATTACGGCCAGTGTAGCCAATGCGGCGCCGGTGGCGAACGCAGGCTACGCGCAAAATGTCTTGTCCGGCAGCGTGGTGGAACTCGATGGCAGCGCCAGTTCGGACGCCAATGGCGATGTCTTGACTTTTGCCTGGGAGCTGACGACAAAACCGGCGAACAGCAAGGCCTCCTTGTTTTCCGCCAGCTCGGCCAAGAGCACCTTTACCGCCGATACCACCGGTTTGTATGTAGCTAAACTCATCGTCAACGATGGCAAGGCGAGCAGTGCGGACGCAACTGTTACTGTCACTGCCAGCGCCGTCGACAACTCCGGCCCCAACGTGTCGGCCATCACTGTCACCCCCGCCATCATTGACGTCTCGCAGACAAGTCAACAGGTGACGGCCACCGTCAGCGTGACAGATGCCACCGGCGTCAATCTCAACGCCCTGCCCGCCCCCCATTGGTACAACGTCGCCGACATCGGCGGCACCCGCATCAACAGCCAATGGAAACTGGCGTCCGGCGACGCGAAGCATGCCACCTTCAGTTCGACGGTGACGATCCCCGCAGGCGCCAAAGCAGGCGAATGGCTGGTCGGCTCGCTCGCCTTCCGTGACGTATTAGACTATACGAGTACAAATGGCGGCTACAGCCAGGGTTTCACCGTGCAAAGTAATGAACTCAGCGACACATCGGGTCCCACCGTGTCAGCCATCACCGTCAATCCCACCACCGTTGATGTCTCCCAGACAAGTCAACTGGTGACGACCACCGTCACCGTGACAGATGCCACCGGGATCAATCTCAACGCCCTGCCCAATCCCTATTGGTACAACAGCGCCGATATCGGCGGCACCCGCATCGACAGCAAATGGGTGCTGGCATCCGGCGACGCGAAGCATGCTACGTTCAGTTCGACGGTGACGATACCCGCAGGCGCCAAAGCCGGCTCCTGGACGGTTGGCTGGACAGCGTTCCGTGACACATTAGGATATACGAGTACGAATGGCGGCTACAGCCAGGGTTTCACCGTGCAAAGCAATGGGCTCAGCGACACGTCAGGGCCCGCCGTTTCTGCCATCACTGTCACCCCCGCCATCGTTGACGTCTCGCAGACAAGTCAACTGGTGACGACCACCGTCACCGTGACAGATGCCACCGGGATCAATCTCAACGCCCTGCCCAATCCCTATTGGTACAACAGCGCCGATATCGGCGGCACCCGCATCGACAGCAAATGGGTGCTGGCATCCGGCGACGCGAAGCATGCTACTTTCAGTTCAACGGTGACGATACCCGCAGGCGCCAAAGCGGGGCAATGGGTGGTTGGCTGGACAGCGTTCCGTGACACATTAGGATATACAAGTACGAATGGTGGCTACGACAAAAGTTTCACCGTTAAATAA